One genomic window of bacterium includes the following:
- a CDS encoding DNA adenine methylase: protein MIKSPLRYPCGKSRAVGYLYKFIPQYEELREPFFGGGSFSFYCVQIR, encoded by the coding sequence ATGATTAAAAGTCCTTTACGTTATCCATGTGGAAAATCCAGGGCAGTAGGCTATCTTTACAAATTTATTCCTCAATATGAGGAACTCCGAGAACCATTTTTTGGAGGAGGGTCATTTTCGTTTTACTGTGTTCAGATTAGATAA
- a CDS encoding nucleotidyltransferase domain-containing protein, with protein sequence MVSQEQIDEIKTRIAENFKPQKIILFGSYANGTPTEDSDLDLLIIKDSNVPAPIQNRKVRKILAGLKIPVDVIVKTAEEFET encoded by the coding sequence ATGGTAAGTCAAGAGCAAATAGATGAAATTAAAACAAGAATTGCAGAAAACTTCAAGCCTCAAAAAATAATTCTTTTTGGTTCTTATGCTAACGGAACCCCCACAGAAGATAGTGATTTGGATTTGTTGATTATTAAAGATAGTAATGTGCCAGCACCTATACAGAATCGTAAAGTTAGAAAGATACTGGCGGGTTTGAAAATTCCAGTGGATGTGATTGTAAAAACGGCTGAAGAATTTGAAACCTAG
- a CDS encoding HEPN domain-containing protein, producing MEICCFPQSISTYFCFATFFEFYKFQSISIILSPYLPYLLIPLLTLLMHSLNGYDLLSVERELSFEDPVTETVCFHCQQAVEKYLKAFLVYHQIYFTKTHKIADLLELCATVESSFKDELEDADSLTDYAVEVRYPDVWLEPGIESAEEALEIAKKVKEFVLNKINFANDTKKEATNSV from the coding sequence ATGGAAATTTGTTGTTTTCCACAATCAATTTCTACCTATTTTTGCTTCGCAACATTCTTCGAATTCTATAAATTTCAATCTATTTCTATTATCTTATCTCCATATCTCCCTTATCTCCTTATCCCCCTTCTTACACTTTTGATGCATAGCCTGAACGGTTACGATCTTTTGAGTGTAGAAAGAGAATTGTCCTTTGAAGACCCTGTTACAGAAACGGTATGTTTTCATTGTCAGCAGGCTGTAGAGAAGTATTTGAAGGCATTTTTAGTATACCATCAAATTTACTTTACCAAGACTCATAAGATAGCAGACTTGTTAGAATTATGTGCTACCGTAGAATCCTCTTTCAAAGATGAGTTGGAAGATGCGGATAGCTTAACTGATTATGCAGTAGAAGTTCGTTATCCTGATGTCTGGCTTGAACCAGGAATAGAATCTGCTGAGGAAGCTCTTGAAATAGCTAAGAAAGTAAAAGAGTTTGTCTTAAATAAGATTAATTTTGCCAATGATACTAAAAAGGAAGCAACCAACAGCGTCTAA